GAGGTTTTCAAAATGTTGAAGCAGCTTTTCGCAATCCATCCAAAAGGTACCCGGCTCAAATGAGGGCGGGTTATGGGGTAAATCCTGCGATGCAGAGAGGCTTCCATTGTCGCCGGGGGCAGTATCTGCTCCAGCCCAAGGGTTTTTCACGAGTAATTGTCGGCGACCTTTAGATTCCTTCATATCCAGAATAGCATAATCATGCTCACTCACGAGGCCTAGTTCTCTTTGTTCCCTCTCAGTGAGTTCACCGGTACCTATAGTCAAGAGAACATCTCCTTGGTGAAAGGATCTGTAAAGTCGCTTCCAGAGCTGGTCGCCAGTCACATCGTCATTATGGAGAAAGACTTGCTCGGGAATCCAACCTGTCAGCACCCAGAGATCTGTCCCGGAATTGCTTCCGGGAAAGTCATAGCCTCCGCGCAATTTCAAATACGCCTTCTCTACGAGCGCCGGCCAAAGGAAATTGGGATTTTTCCGGTCGATCACGTGGAGTGATCTTGATGTCTTAGACGATGGCAAACGGTCGTCAATGATGACTTTCCGGAAGCACCCATTGAAATAAAAGCGAAATATATACTTGCCTGACGGTGAAGGCTGAGAGCTCCCCCGGCTAGGGTATATCATTGGAAGAAAATGCTACACCTATTAGTCACAGCGAACCATGCAGGTCAGCCGGAAGGGATCAATCTTCTTACAGTACACTGGCCGCGTTCTAGCATTGACGTAGTAGCACAAAGGCTAGCAACGACAGAACAGTCCGTCAGCATATCCTGGACTAGATCTGTCTTTCCTGGAACAGACATCACAGGAACCACCTTTGTGTACACATCTTCCGTGTCTTTCGCGAGAAGCTCGGAAGGTCGTTTCCAGCCATCAAAAACTTTCCTTTGAGGATAAGATAGATGAAGATCGGGTTTGTCGCTGTTATCGGTTAGAATATCCAGCAGTCATCTGGGTATACATGCAACATTGACGATGCAGACCACCAGAACTTACGTAAACGGGGATTCACCATCCTCTCGTTTGAACTCGTCAGAGCCTGGGGAGGTGGACCATGGAGGGAATATGAAGCCATTCAACTTGGCTCCCTCTAGCAGAATGATCTCCTCCCGTGTGGTGAGCTTACGAGTAGATACAGGCAACCGTGGCTCTGGAACAGTTTTGTCATGGAAACGGGCAGCAGCTTGCCAGTCCTTAGATTCTTTGATCTTTTCCGCTCTTGTGAGCCATTCTTTACACTTTGCATCCAATGCATGTTTGTCTTTCTGAACAGATGCCAGATTTAAGGCTTTCATATAGTGTTCAGCAGCATCAATGGCAGCTTCTAAAGCTTGCCTTTGAGAAGTGGCGGACGATACATCCCGCTCGGCTTTCTAGCCAGTGGTCAGTATTATCtacaaaaaaagagaagaagaaaaataaggtgtaacaagaaagaaacaaaaaaccataaaaaaaaagggtcaAGTACCAGTGCCTGAGTTATAAAGGACTTCTGGGCTGAGGCGTTCGGTCTAGACATACTGGCAGGCCGGGCAGTATTTTGACGAGCGCCTGGGATCTTCAAACACCGTGACACTCCGAGATCTTCCCCGCGATAGGCATAACAGTTCAACTAGCGTCTATCCGACTAAACGAGACAGTCAGACACCTTGCTTGTGACCCGTCCGAAGGGCTCCGTGAAATTTCCGAAAGCGCGACATCCGAGGTCGATCAAACTTCCTTGTCAAGTTTTATGAAGGGCCAATCaagacgatgatgattttCGCGTATAGCAATTGACTGTTAATCATAAACTTAAATTAATGCTAATTCACACGCAGTGGAATGAGGTCAAAACAACACCAAGTATGCTTGCTGGATCATTCACTAGCGTGTCGGTGGGGAGGAACGGGAATTCGAAGGTCGGTGTTTGTCCAGAAATTGGCCTCCAAAAAACGAACCTCGGCTCATTTCGTCATGCGCAAACCAGAGCGCCGAGGTGCAACTGCCCTGGCCCTGCCGACTCTATCCTTCCCGCATTTTACGTTCAGGATGCCGGGACTGTGTGACCAGTCTTgaggttcttctttttttcttaatcctaatttattttttctatcCTTAAGCTCTTCCACTTACTGTTGCTGCTTGGGAGCTGGGGTCTTTTCACCTTACTCGGCATTCAACTTTTCTATCAGTCGATCCGGTAAGCCTTCAAGCCGAACGCTAAACCCCCCGAATCGCACAGAGTCCTGCCTCATTCGCCGGTCTTGGTTTTACCAGTATTTGTGCTCTTA
This Aspergillus flavus chromosome 1, complete sequence DNA region includes the following protein-coding sequences:
- a CDS encoding cytosolic Ca2+-dependent cysteine protease (calpain-like protease PalBory), encoding MSRPNASAQKSFITQALKAERDVSSATSQRQALEAAIDAAEHYMKALNLASVQKDKHALDAKCKEWLTRAEKIKESKDWQAAARFHDKTVPEPRLPVSTRKLTTREEIILLEGAKLNGFIFPPWSTSPGSDEFKREDGESPFTDKPDLHLSYPQRKVFDGWKRPSELLAKDTEDVYTKVVPVMSVPGKTDLVQDMLTDCSVVASLCATTSMLERGQCTHFLPMIYPSRGSSQPSPSGKYIFRFYFNGCFRKVIIDDRLPSSKTSRSLHVIDRKNPNFLWPALVEKAYLKLRGGYDFPGSNSGTDLWVLTGWIPEQVFLHNDDVTGDQLWKRLYRSFHQGDVLLTIGTGELTEREQRELGLVSEHDYAILDMKESKGRRQLLVKNPWAGADTAPGDNGSLSASQDLPHNPPSFEPGTFWMDCEKLLQHFENLYLNWNPEIFKYREDVHFTWDLNNGRGVAGCFVNNPQFAVSTENGGIVWLLLGKHFRTTGQPERPLDEYQANEESAFISIYVFNADGKRVSLSDGALHRGPYVDSPNTLMRLEMPPRTTYTVVVSEQSLPSLNQNFTLSAFSTCPVRMAKAQDKYMCVRKIQGSWTPSTAGGNAESSRYPLNPQFRLEIENDTDVSLLLECPNTELATHVKLFWSNGNRVSRVRSRDIIADSGDYRRGGSLVEKKALEPGSYTIVCSTFAPDQLGRFTLWVSSLVPCKTSPLPPEAAGRRTVISDIGVLPPGRDRMLASLQVPRLTRIKLITRSRQSIIGSHPVGPSPVLMTVELGQGPYKQILATSEDGTHSDAVSGVRVEDFDLQPGLEESGGIWIVIERIGGPGGQVEDHFEVEALAEERVEIGEWILEDA